The Danaus plexippus chromosome 24, MEX_DaPlex, whole genome shotgun sequence DNA window CTACCACCCTCCGCTGAGGAAACAAAATGCGCCAAGagcgtatttaaaatattatatttaaatgtatctcataaaaataatactgttactaagggttttaataataattaaagtctGCATTTTTAAGTCTATTGAATtttgtgtttgtatatttttatattatcagcTTCTAATTACGatacaataaattactaaTGAATGCATATTGTTTGTTTCAGATAAATGCGAATTGTCTTGCAAAGGATGTAAGTccataatagtaataaatgtattatcacattagaaataaaagatatcttaaatcattaattttattttcactaaaaatattactttttgaatcatatttcattatcattatagtactagtaaatttttttaacgaaattgGGTCATGATCATTGCTTTTTGTGTTTAGCAAACGGACCCAGCTTTTTACAAGGAAAAGTTTACAACTATGGAGTTGATGGAGTCGTTTCAATTTACCTGAGCGGGGCCGACAAACAGGAGACTAGCGTGAAGATATCGGGACAGGTCTCAGTTTCACCGAATGATAACTGCGAGTTATCACTTATGGTTAAATCTTTGACAATTGCTGGACCCGATGGCAAGGTATTTAAATACTCATAAAGCTATTATCTTAATCTACAACAGTCTCTGACTAAAGCTGGCGGATCAGCGAATAGCGCGAGCCCAAGTCACAACtttaacatctttatgacAAAATCGatataattactaaattttttaattatttggatTACCCCAAATGCAGAAATACCCAGCTCCGAAGGGCATTGAGAAGGTTGTCCGATTCAGTCTTCAAGATGGTCGAGTAGGTCCAGAAATCTGCGCTGAAGAAGTGGATAGCCGAGCTTCTCTTAACATCAAGAGGGctatcatttcattattacaaACTGAACAGAAATCGTCTACGCAGGTACATAAATAcgcaaatacatattttaaactcacgtttcatatttatttctatttgtaacaattttcAATCTGTTTAAATCATCCTTACAGATTGATGTTTTTGGATCATGTCCGACGGATGTTTCATCATCAAAAGAAGGTGCTTCAGTGTTGCTCCACAGAACCCGTGACTTAAGCAGATGCGCCTACCGGGAACAAAGCAAAAACGACCTTGTTACCGCTGTGTACAACCCCAGTTCTGTAAGTAGTTTCTAACTTTCACTTActcttttaattctttattttttaacctcTAAACGATAACAAAATTGGAAATATTTCTCTAATTCAAAGGAAATTAAGAGCACTCAGCTTCTTCAATCGACTCTGAATGTAGAATCCAAAGTCAATAATGGTGTACCTGAAAAAATATCTGCCGTGGAACAATACCTGTACAAACCATTCTCGGTGGGAGACAATGGTGCAAAGGCTGAAGTTAACACAAAATTGACACTATCAGGAACCAACGCTGGCGGCATTGCTGgtaacctatatatataaatatatataatatgagcaGTCATCCTAAGGCTTccactaataataattaacaaaattatttccaGGAATTTGCAATAAGCGTCGGTCCATCATATTCGAAAACCCACACCAAGGTAAAGCGGAACACAGTGATGCCAGGAATGTTTTGAGTGCTGTGAAGGAAACCAGCAAAAATCTCGGAAGTGAAGCTGGCTTTAAGTCAGCAGGAGCATTCGCTCAACTTGTCAGGGTAACTATCTTTATCTATAGTTTACAGAAAACTGATTATTCCTTTTAGTACATTATCTAACTTCTTTCTTTTATTAGATTTTCCGTACGGCCAAGAAGGAAGACCTACTACAAGCGTTTGCACAAGTCAAAGGCAATAGCTTAGAAAAGTAAGCACttctactttaaaattaaaactattttaaatatatcctaGAGTAAATTATCTCATTTTAATTAGACAGTGAACAAAGacatcattttttttgtttaaccacaatttttattcataattgaGAGAAAAACTGAAATCCACTTCGTAACTTCACAATTACTTTTTTACAGGCGCGTGTTTCTAGATGCTTTACTTCGTGCTGGAACAGGCTACAGTATTGACGCTTCTATCCAGATTTTGAAAAACAAAGAACTGTCTACATTAGAAGAAACGATTATCCTCCTATCATTAGGCAATGCCAGACATGTTAACAGCGATGCTATTAAGGCTGCTGCTGTAAGTATTTTCGTGTTTTTCATTTTCCTTTAGATCTTCGACcagaatagtttaaaattataacttttttgacTAAGTAAGCTTAacctaaatgaaaataacatttatgtaaTACACAGGATCTCCTCGATCATGCTCACCTACCGAATGGAGTTTACCTTGGAGTTGGAGCTCTTGCTGGTGTCTACTGCCGAGATCACAACTGTCATAGCGACCCATCCGCTGGAATATCTGAATTGAGTAAAAAATTTGTTGCGAAGTTAGGAAACTGTAAACCAAAATctaaagaagaagaagatcatgtaagttatttctttattttgccacatttaagaatttaacaaagtaaaaatgtcatcgtattaattttgatatatttattacaggtAGTTGCGATTCTGAAAGgtattagaaatataagaCACTTGGAAAATAACTTAATCGACAAACTCGCTTCGTGCGCTTCTGATAATAACGTTAAAGCAAGAGTTCGAGTGAGCGCTCTTGAAGCATTCTCCGCTGATCCTTGTGCTGCCAAGGtttgtagaaataataaaatgagataaatgtttgttaattcGTTTCAgcatacttaatataaatcttctcATGTCCAACATAGCTCAAGAAAACTGCTTTGGATATTATGAAAAACCGTAACCTGGACTCCGAGATTCGCATCAAGGCATATCTGGCTGTTATAGACTGTCCTTGTGGTAAATCCGCTAACGAAATCAAGCACTTACTTGAAACCGAACCAGTACACCAAGGTTAGCAATTTAATCCTCAagatataatgaaaaacgtATCCTTTaatccttaaaataattattaatttgtatgtatcGTTATAGTCGGACGGTTCATCACAACATCACTTCGTCACATTCGTTCCTCTGCCAACCCTGACAAACTTCTGGCTCGCCAACATTACGGACTTATCAGCACCCCAAACAAATTCAAAGTTGACGACAGGTATAATTTTACTTCCAATATTTTAGACAAAATTTTGATTGTGATATTTCTCATGAtaatatgtcaaaaatatatacttagaaTTTGGacttatgtaaaaaatatatatttggtttaaaatCAAGTatcaaaatctaaattaattttaaactttttagaaAGTTTTCATTCTACCGTGAATTAAGCTACAATGTCGATGCTATCGGAGTCGGCGGTAACATGGAGCAAACTGTTATATACTCGCAAGACTCATTTTTGCCAAGGTCAGCTAGCCTTAACCTGACTGCTGAAGTTTTTGGTCACAGTGTTAATATTCTCGAGGtaagctttatttaaaaatattgaaaatgaaacaCACATACCCTGCTTATGACATCTATTCAAAAATAGctaagaaacttatatatatgtacatagatattttaagtaacataCGTACTATTTATTTCGAAAGGTCGGAGGTCGTCAAGGTAATTTGGACCGTGTGATTGAACATTTTCTTGGACCAAGAAGCTTCCTTCGCACACAAGAACCTCAGGAAATTTATGACAACCTGAAGAAAAAATTCGAAGAGTCCTATCACAAAGTTGAAGGTAGTGTCCGTGGTCGCCGTTCCATCAAGAGTGAAGTGGACAATTTTGATAAACACGTAAGCTATATTTCTAAGTATTTCTATAAGTTTACATGATGCCATATACCTTTGTCGTTTTGTTTATTGGGCAAcctttaattatgaatatattttttataatgaacaatatgtttctgtatatttttattatgactaacctaaaatattgtttcttttttatttttattttaggtgaAAGCTGAATCAATACAATACAACAATGAACTAGATCtagatatttacattaaactcTTCGGTACCGATGCTGTCTTCTTATCGCTTGGAGATGACAAAGGATTCGATTTCAACAAATTCCTAGACGCCTCTCTATCCTTTGTGAACGGCGGTTTTAACAAAATGAAGCACTTCCAGGTAAATATGACATGAAATTAGAGATTAAATTTACAAGGAGCAAAAAGGACcgataaaagtatatttacgATTTATGGAATGTTTTTCTTCTCTTTTATAGCAAGAACTTCGTGGACACTTCCTCTTTATGGACGCCGAGCTTGCCTACCCAACATCCACTGGTCTTCCTCTTAAATTAGATGCTGTTGGTGCTGCTACTGGTCGTCTTGATGTCTCCTCTGCTGTTGATATCCGCCAATGTCTACGTAACCCAGAATCTGCAAAGATTGACATCAAGTTAGTCCCAAGTTCTGATGTTGAGATAGCCCTTATCATGTCAGTAGACGCAGATTCAGTATCTACTGGTCTTAAAGTAATGACTAATCTGCACTCTTCTACTGGAAGTCACGTTATCGCaaaagttattgaaaatgGCAAAGGATTTGATTTACAATGGGGCTTGCCAATAGATAAACAAGAAATCATCACAGCTTCCAGTGATGTAGTATTTGTAACAGCAGAAAAAGGTCAGCTTGAAAAAGAAAAGGCCTGTGTTAATAAAGGTGAAAAGAAGGAATATTCTGGATGTTTCGATCAATTATCTGGAGTACTAGGTCTGACATTGTGCGGAAAAGTTTCCTACGCACAATTCCCAGGAGCATTGCCGTTACTAGGATCGTCTAAAGTAAAACTTGTTTTGGAGAAGAACGACCTAAAAGGTTACCACATCAAGGGTGTTGTAAGATCTGACCCTAAGGGCAAATACGGGCTTGGATTGTTATTCGACGCTGAAGGTACATtaccttattttttgttactgaagttaaagaatttttattgatacacaatcataatgttttttaaatataattatttgcttttatagGATCTCAAAACCGTCGAACTCAAATCAACGCTGATGCTATTTATAATGCCGAAGAAAAATCTGTGAACATTGAACTCGAATCCCCTATTAAGACTATAGTAGCCAAATATTCACTCGTCACGAAATCCAACGAATATGCCCTTATGGCGCTTATGAAACTggatcaaaataaatactatggTCGCATTGGACTTGATATTCAAGGCAACGAACAAAGATCTGTATGGAAACCCGTAATAGAATACGAAATGCCAGGACAAAATGAAAAGAAGAGCCTCAAGGTCGATGGACAAATCGTTAAGGAATCAAATGGACCATCTGTCAAATACACCCTCGAAAATGTTAAGGTCTGTTCCAACTATAAATATCTAAACTTcttaatctaatattttttatagcaattatagtaaatatatgaaataaattctgaTTTCAGGTTTTACTTTCTGAGCAAAACGAGATGAATATTGAAGGTCATCTGAATCAAGATCCTAAGGGTGTTGAGATGGACTTGAAGGGAAGACTAGGAGCTCAGAACGTCCTGTTGAGCGGATCTTTAAAGGGCTATGACGTTAAACTTGAATTACAAAACACTCTCAATCCATTCGTTAACTTCAAACTTAATGGTCACTTTGAGAACACTCAAAACGTaagttcttaaaattaaacatttactcATGATATTAAAGTCTCGATCCAATATTcaccataataatttttttcagatgATTCACAATGACATCGATCTGTACTACGGCGGCGACCTCCGTGATCAACGTAACCGCGTCATTTTCAATCAGCTATACAAACGACACCAGTCGGCTGATGGTTTTAACGTCatgactaaaaataaatgttcgtaacttatattatatttgtgacGTTTATTTGACTCCTATATGAGACTTACGagatttatcaatttaattccAGTTGAGCTCTGCGCACTGCCCATCAAAGTAAATCTGGACCTAGAAATGGATCCTAAGAAGTTTGACTTAGAAATGGGTggagtttattttgaaaagaaaGCTAACTTAGATCTTGAGGCCCGTactcaaattaaaaaagttggGGACTAcagtgttaaatttaatttggacCTAGACAAACAATCTGTAGAAGCTTTGATGAAGAGGGATATCGTGTCTGCTGATAAATCAAACTTAGAAAACTATATTGAATTCAAGAACTTCTTCAAATATGAACTGTCAGGTGTCGTTTTACATAGAGTGAAAACAAACAACGTAAATGTTGGTGCTATCGGTCACCTTAAAGTATCAGGTGGTGGCAAGGAAGAAGACATAAAgtatgtgattattttttaataaccttaTGAACTAAAAAAGACAAATATGGTAAAATCAACGTTTTTGCAGGTTTGACGTTGGTGCCGTTGAAAATGCGAATCTATATTCAAGCCACGCAACCATTTCCAACAGCAAGGGCCCAATGTTGGACTTTTTGCTTAAGATAAACTGTGGAGCTAACGCTAACGGACAActgaaatttaacttaaaagatGCCGTAACTGCAAATGGTCAATACCAAGTCACTGACAAGGACGGAAAGGGTAACGGAAATATTATGGTGCATTTCAAAaaggtaaaagaaaaaaaaatattctaattctAAGGACAATTAAAATCTCTGTTAGACGAtcagaatttttatatgtgttagtacaattatttattttatttgtttttaggtGGAACGCATTATCAAAGGAGACGTGAAATTCCAAGTGAAGGAGCCTGTTTATAATGCTGATGTTGATCTTTACCTGAACTTTGATAAAAACAAGGATGAAAAACTACATTTCAGCACAAACAGCAAAGTATCGGAAAAACAATGGAACAGCAAGTTAGTATAAAATTCAACagtgattaattaaatatataaatgatgaaaataataataataataatattttatagcaataaattCGAATATTGCGGAAAGGGCTTCGAAGTAAACGTTCTAAGAGATGGTGTTATATACGGTGTTGGTAAAGGACAATTCAACCTGAAACTAGTGCTGCCAGATAAAAGATGCATCACGCTCAAAGCTGACAGAGAGCTTTCATTGAATAATGatgtaagataattttattaacatagggtataattcagaaaatttggatttttatatcattgtcCTGATCATTGTATCTTTCTATATGGATATTAAtagatcatatttttttcttactcaAGGTATACAATGGACACGCTGAAGCGGTTTTGTCGGACACGCCTAATGGTCAAGCCGgttcttcaataaaataccAAGCCAAACTTGTCAATACCAATTTTGACAAGTTCAGCATCGACTATGACGGTCAGATCGAAATGGTTTTGAGCGACGGCAAGAATCTCGTGGATTCGTTCTCATTCAAGAATGTTCCTAAGGGAGATAAATACGACGTCGCATTCAGAGTAAgcttaatatgtttatatttttaatagaaaagtattatacataaaaaaaaatttggctAAGACAGGAGAAATcctaaacaatattaacaatagATGAATTTTATCGTCTAAActtattgtatacattttcTATCGCAGAATGAAATCTCAGGAAACATGATGCCCAAGAAACTTCTTATTGACGCCGGTTCGGTATATACTTCGGAATTATCTAACACCGATGACACCTACAGAGTGAAAGCCAGTTATGGAGACGACATCGGTTTTGAACTAAATGGGGTCAATCAAATCATCGTTCCTGATAAAGGAGACAAGAAGTTAGTATATTGCGAATAAGAAGCTTCactaaatgatatattatacaccttacaaatgataaaagtcaaaaataatacatttcttaaTGACACCTTATTTTGGATGTTCCTAAAACTTTTACGCTTCACTTTAAGATTCGTCGACGACTTCACGGTCAATGTTCGTCTTCCATTCGAAAAGGCGCATGATATGAAATGGGTTTCATCATTTATGTATTTGGAACCAGAAAACAAGGCTGTAGAGGTGAGATCAGCAACagcaatataaatgtttgataatagttaaatttacacttataataaactatGTCACGCCATCCTTGTTTGTTAATTcctagtttaatatttatgggaAATGTTCTTGAaatgtcgtggtggcctggaggttaaaggaccgcctctcatgcgtgagggcgcgggttcgaaacctggcaagtaccaatgtgatttttcatagtcatatgtactttctaagagtatttagacaccactgacggacggtgaaggaaaacatcgtgaggaaacctggacttataatttcaaattataagtttgaaatcgccaacccgtcttgaacaagcgtggcgattaatgctcaaaccttctccatgcgagaagaggcttatgctcagcagtgggcttccga harbors:
- the LOC116775868 gene encoding apolipophorins — translated: MGTYRLSLSIFSVILYLSVLWTPAYSNDKCELSCKGSNGPSFLQGKVYNYGVDGVVSIYLSGADKQETSVKISGQVSVSPNDNCELSLMVKSLTIAGPDGKKYPAPKGIEKVVRFSLQDGRVGPEICAEEVDSRASLNIKRAIISLLQTEQKSSTQIDVFGSCPTDVSSSKEGASVLLHRTRDLSRCAYREQSKNDLVTAVYNPSSEIKSTQLLQSTLNVESKVNNGVPEKISAVEQYLYKPFSVGDNGAKAEVNTKLTLSGTNAGGIAGICNKRRSIIFENPHQGKAEHSDARNVLSAVKETSKNLGSEAGFKSAGAFAQLVRIFRTAKKEDLLQAFAQVKGNSLEKRVFLDALLRAGTGYSIDASIQILKNKELSTLEETIILLSLGNARHVNSDAIKAAADLLDHAHLPNGVYLGVGALAGVYCRDHNCHSDPSAGISELSKKFVAKLGNCKPKSKEEEDHVVAILKGIRNIRHLENNLIDKLASCASDNNVKARVRVSALEAFSADPCAAKLKKTALDIMKNRNLDSEIRIKAYLAVIDCPCGKSANEIKHLLETEPVHQVGRFITTSLRHIRSSANPDKLLARQHYGLISTPNKFKVDDRKFSFYRELSYNVDAIGVGGNMEQTVIYSQDSFLPRSASLNLTAEVFGHSVNILEVGGRQGNLDRVIEHFLGPRSFLRTQEPQEIYDNLKKKFEESYHKVEGSVRGRRSIKSEVDNFDKHVKAESIQYNNELDLDIYIKLFGTDAVFLSLGDDKGFDFNKFLDASLSFVNGGFNKMKHFQQELRGHFLFMDAELAYPTSTGLPLKLDAVGAATGRLDVSSAVDIRQCLRNPESAKIDIKLVPSSDVEIALIMSVDADSVSTGLKVMTNLHSSTGSHVIAKVIENGKGFDLQWGLPIDKQEIITASSDVVFVTAEKGQLEKEKACVNKGEKKEYSGCFDQLSGVLGLTLCGKVSYAQFPGALPLLGSSKVKLVLEKNDLKGYHIKGVVRSDPKGKYGLGLLFDAEGSQNRRTQINADAIYNAEEKSVNIELESPIKTIVAKYSLVTKSNEYALMALMKLDQNKYYGRIGLDIQGNEQRSVWKPVIEYEMPGQNEKKSLKVDGQIVKESNGPSVKYTLENVKVLLSEQNEMNIEGHLNQDPKGVEMDLKGRLGAQNVLLSGSLKGYDVKLELQNTLNPFVNFKLNGHFENTQNMIHNDIDLYYGGDLRDQRNRVIFNQLYKRHQSADGFNVMTKNKFELCALPIKVNLDLEMDPKKFDLEMGGVYFEKKANLDLEARTQIKKVGDYSVKFNLDLDKQSVEALMKRDIVSADKSNLENYIEFKNFFKYELSGVVLHRVKTNNVNVGAIGHLKVSGGGKEEDIKFDVGAVENANLYSSHATISNSKGPMLDFLLKINCGANANGQLKFNLKDAVTANGQYQVTDKDGKGNGNIMVHFKKVERIIKGDVKFQVKEPVYNADVDLYLNFDKNKDEKLHFSTNSKVSEKQWNSNNKFEYCGKGFEVNVLRDGVIYGVGKGQFNLKLVLPDKRCITLKADRELSLNNDVYNGHAEAVLSDTPNGQAGSSIKYQAKLVNTNFDKFSIDYDGQIEMVLSDGKNLVDSFSFKNVPKGDKYDVAFRNEISGNMMPKKLLIDAGSVYTSELSNTDDTYRVKASYGDDIGFELNGVNQIIVPDKGDKKFVDDFTVNVRLPFEKAHDMKWVSSFMYLEPENKAVEVTLVEVFQVNADVYKLESSGKYGPKNGNTKLKFIVPHYEPVILDSDYKIHESKEKSTADIDLKAQYGKGKVSNYKIYGSSSPREVELKFVSNCPSSEMAKKIELFLQAKSPSPDTYSALITVDADGRSYRSESFVVYSNTQPVVDIKYTSPSNPKSSRIYFKGISIRSKEGRLEMKIENIKDFNLESTLEANLEKDLYVKFLGNSEKLGLKNYKIDISSKDSGSGKRLEFHAVNDNKNVLSGSTSYISKQEGQKTIIEGSGTVKIKDEQKPANFKYIRTILTEGNEQGIETFINLAFGDRNHVVETRITNIEYKTSYVYCEEKKQCAHAELNSKFVTGPGALKHLFNVGLDLRKLGLATEFGLQIANEFSEKKLPQYNLNLHVNKENDKYHFHVYSQPEPGRFPAGIVLTFPQRVIALESLIRYPSDKSLPFPVSGELCLYPDKNKPQTKTAARFSFDVQGNYNEQGQIISLIGFSHPRLGKASLIKFRGSMKRPAENALKIETSSVVSCSILGSDREAKFYLEVNPVHIKLMLDTPLVKVIDLEGSATVKENLQQADLRFSLLQGKPVTVYAVVKDFEYYEFTTGYSDESERKLSIVSHLNPEKRVDISVDIVVPGQKKNIVQGALYLQDNLVKSDYGLSQDNFNYFVNALKKDLANLKSRIQGIGDKANEDFKKILKKVEPTYKEIEQQYKQDVEKMIKEIENDKSLKEIMESLHVIVKLVAKMIDDTITVFKPMVDKVVETITDISKNIADIYEKQIEPQLKQLAKAVSHLLEEYLSGVIDAAAHFSAIVIDFFERHKPELQELANIFTEIFKDLTRIIVVQLKEWRAKSSQFFSELSQQLKEMPILNIISEKWKELEVPVKMVNVLHGVHGTIRSVLPTEEMKQFLDALLQYAEKKINNKPCNESAELRAIFDKFVSAVTSLVNFVRGHLGQVGLGQYIDITDARMWGSSPVSMPSFRGSAALSVLSQLIRGDIPDPWTLIKTYRPRSLNPLDEVPSKMRAVVVNGQHIFTFDGRHLTFPGSCRYVLAHDHVDRNFTLLIQLANGSPKALILEDKHGMTIELKENGQVAVNGAAHGYPVIEKEVFAFRQANGRIGMGSLYGLMAFCTSKLEVCYIEVSGFYLGKLRGLLGDGNNEPYDDFRLPNGKIAHSESEFGNAYKMASSCPAAKCPEHSHHQMHEALPAACEEVFGGISPLRPLSLMLDIAPFRQACIHAVQGASDPMVQACDLGRGYAALALTGLLPAVLPSACVSCMDSGVKKEVGDIYEVKIPEKQADIIITVEVTKSNENNYKDIVVPLVGHIIEGLKAKRITDVKVYLVGITSKMPYPILYDTDMKLKTAKIQFDDESRYNDIKPIRVHHDQVDKAVDQLVSLVNMIKNKLGITNVMASYQSIFDLPLRPTAVKHYISSVGDKCIPQDFLLTVLRSAVYEEMFENIGLTHSLVANTPDLKIGGGKSVNQVVGFSEHSVLLLGDKKQKDTEALRETLELENEDGCVDFAQETGGYTFSASTFRACNPGQQKQWLQTAAAAVISRLTQQNLVQTCTCTYSDPFRVRSVCVTKDRKEAARRRK